CCAGGATCGGGGTGGCGTATTCGCTGGATTTTAGGTTACTTTCAGCGCGGAGTTTGTCGGCGGCGCTCCAGAGGGTGTCTTCGAGTTCTTTGAGTTGGGTTGCGGTCATTGGGTACGGTTTGGGTTAGGCACGGACAAATTTAATAAAAGAACGCAGGAATCATAGTTTGGTAATAACAATTTTCACACATGTGTTGGTGCAAGGGGTGCCTCTTTGGTGTTTATACGGATTCTTTTGGAAAAGGTTGCAGGGGGGAGGGGGCTAATGCGATTGAGGCCGAGAAAGGTGAGTTATTTAAGATCCCTCTCCTGAATGGTAGCCAACAAAGCCACAACCTGATTGCTGATCCGATTGGAAAGCAAGTATTGTTCATCGACACTGTGTAGCCCCTTGGCCACATTTCGGTTGAATGCTTGGAATTGGCTACTGATGACAATTAAATCGGTGGCAGGGGTTGAATTAGTGTGTAGGTGTGTTTCCAGACAGGTGATGGCGGCTCCGATGCCTTCATTGATCAATTCTTTTTTCACAAGCAGTTTGAGGCCTTCCAAGGGATTAGGGGGTGCGGTTGGGATTAGCAGCTGGAGTCCTGATTCGCGGTCGGAGAGTTCCTTTAAGCCAGGTGCCTCTTGGCCTTCATCCTGATCAGGATGCTTGGAAGAAAGGAGCGGGTGGAATGGTGCCAGTTCCAGAATTTCGCCAGTAGTGGAGGCTATGTGATGTTTGCCTTTTTCTGTTTGGAGCGCTAATTGATCCAAAGAAACCCATTCGTTGTCCAAGCCACTTAAAGAAACATGGAACAGCGCTTCACTTTGTACATTTTGAATAGAAGTTATCTCTTTTTTGATGCGTTGAACCAGATCACTGGGATTTTTGCCACGGATTTGGATTTCGATCCTGCTTTGTGCCGGAAAAACCTGGACCAAGGCCATCGTGGCATCTACCTTGAACAAGAGGCCCGTACGCCAAAGCAGATCGTAGCGTTCCGCCAATTTTGCTGTGCGGACGATGAATCGTTGGATCAAGGCGGCATGGAAAAAGGGATGCTGAAAGCGGAGGTGATAGGTAGGCCCAGTTGCAGCTTCCCAGATGTCTTTTACTGCTGGTGCAGGGGTATCTGGTAACAGTTCAGGAATGAGGTAAGTTAGGTTCTCTTCTTCTTGATCTTCTAGTTCCAATGCAATTTCGCAACTGCTCATCATGTGCAGAAAGAGGTCGATCTGTTCTTTGCTGTATGCTTTCCAACATTTGGCTAATTCTTCTCTACGCCGTAGGGCATTGCCTTTGAGGAGAGGGTACCAGCCGTTGCGGTCGAGGAGTTGGTAGATGGCTTCGAGTGCCCATTTTTGGTCTAAAATGGGGTGATCCTTGATATGATGTACATTCCAAAATAAAAAGCCTGAGTGGTGCAAAAAATTCAGGAGTGTGTCCATTGAACCCGGCGACAGGTCTTCAGTTGCGGCCACGGTGTGGTATTCATCGATATGGATGTAGGGTTTTTGGGTGCGAATTGTGGTTAGTTTTTCTTTGACGCTGCGCCAGGAAACCGGCATTTGTAGGCCCATTTCCGGCATTTGGTTGAGCAGGTACTGGATGCGTTGGCGCAGGGTGGAGATGCCGTAGCCGGTTTTGGCGCTGATGCTGATGAAGGAATCGATGTTGTATTCTGCTTGGAGTTCCTGGAGATTGGGTAGGAAACGTTCCTTCCCATCGTCGCACTTGTTGCAGATGAGGATGATTTTGGCGTCTTTACTTAGTGCCCGCACGTTGCCTAACCAGTAGCTGAGGGGGTAGTTGCGGAAGGTGTAATCCTGGCCATGGAGTTGAATGGTTTCTTCACCGGGTTTGGCTTCAGTCTCTGGGTCCCACACTACTAGGTACAGGGCTCGGGTTTTCATAAATATCCGATGGGTGGCGTGGTAGAGTTCCTGTCCGCCGAAATCCCAGAGACTGAGGTGGGCAGTGGCTTGTTTTTCGGGGAGGGGGAGGGTGGAGTCGAATAGTTGAATGCCGTGGGTGGAGTCTTCGTTCTGATCAAAATCGCCGAGGTTGTAGAGGGTTTTGAGTAGGCTGGTTTTGCCAACGCGGCCATTGCCGATGAGGATTTGTTTGGCGTCATAGGAGGTGTAGGAGTCTTTTTGGAGTTCGGTGTGGTAGTTGCGGAGGGCGGGAAGGGCGTTGCGTTCGTGGGTGAGTTCGGGGGGGATGTTGAGGCAGTGGGTGTCCCGGAGGTCCAGTTTTGTTAGTTTTGGTAAAAAAAGCAGCTCGAAAGGCAAATGAAGGATAGGAGTAGAACTCAAGTTCAGATATTTCAACTTGCTTAAATTGATCATAGGCGACAAATCGACCACTTCCGTATCACTCAAATCAAGTGAACTCAAATTCTGTAAATTGGCCAAGGGCGACAAATCGAACACTTCCGTATCACCCAAATCAAGTGAACTCAAATTCTGTAAATTGGCCAAGGCGCTTAGGCCCGACACTTGGGTATAACTTAAGTTAAGGGAATTCAAATTGAACAAAGCGCTCAAGGCGCTTAGGTCGCTCGCTTGAGTATCACTCAAGTAAAGTTCACTCAAATTAGACAAATTGCTCAAAGCACTCAGGTCGCTTGCATGGGTTTTATTCAAGTTAATGGAATTCAAGTTCTGCAAATGGCGCAGGGTGGTTAAATCTGTCAACTCGGTAGAACTCAAGTCAATGATGCTCAAATTGAGCAAATGGCGCAGGGCACTCAGATCAGAAATTTGGGTATTACTCAAATTAAGGAAGCTTAAATTGTACAAAGCACTCAAGGCGCTCAGGTCGCTCACTTGAGTATCACTCAAGTCAAGGAAGCTTAAATTGGATAAAGCGCTCAAGGCGCTCAGATCCGACACCTGGGTATAACTCAAATGAAGTGAACTCAAATTGTGCAAATGAGCCAAGACGCTCAAATCCGACACTTCGGTAGAGGATAACTTCAGGTCGCTCAAATTTATCAAAGGTCTCAATGACCTCAGGTCACTCGAATAGGTATCTCTCAAGTTAAGGGAGCTCAAATTAGACAATGTGCTCAAGCCACTAAGGTCCGACACCTGGGTAAAACTCAAATCAAGGAAGCTCAGATTGGACAAAGCGCTTAAAGCGTCCAAATCCGACACCTGGGTATCACTCAAGTTAAGGGAGTTCAAATTAGACAATGTACTCAAATCACTTAGGTCGGTCACTTGAGTATAGCTCAAGTCAAGGAAGCTCAGATTGGACAAATGGCCTAAGGTGACTAGGTTCGGCAGTCGGGTTCTGGACAAATTAATGTGCTTCAAGTAGATCAAGTTGCTCAGAGGGTAAAGGTCGCCAAGACGGGTACCATCCAAAAAAAGGTGGGTCAAATGCCTAAGATTTGAGACAGCTGGAGGAAAGCTTGATAAGTCATTCGCTATTATTCCAGTCCTACCGTAAACCCACTTCCACACCTGCTCTTCATCATTCCAATAATAAGCATGCCCCAAACTCAACTCCTGCACCCACACACAATCCCACAACTCATCCGGTAGCTCAGTCAGTCCCAGGCCACTCAAGTCCAGAATTTTGGATTGGGTGAGTTTATTTTCATGGATGCGCCGGAGCGCTTCTGCGGTGTTGCCTGCCATGGGGGTAGGGTTGTGTTTTGGGTGCCGGAGGGGGCGGTAAATTTGTGTTTTGCCAAATATAGGGAAATGGGGTGGCAGGGTCAAAAAAAGGAGGGAAATTGTTTTGGGGGATTGAGGGCAGGGCAACCACTTAGGGTTGCCCGTACGGTTATTTGGTGGCTTGCACCATGCCTACAATCAGCACCTAGGTTGGCTGGTCGTTGTATTTGCTGGCAAATTGCAGCATAGCGAGTACCTGGCTTTTAGGCAGGCGGGGCTCCAGGGTATCTTCCAACAGGGTGAGGGTTTCGTGGAGGAGGGCAAAGAGGTAATCGGGATTGAATTTGAATCGGTACCTATTTCAGTTTTTTCATTGATTTGCTATTCAGCAAAGACTTCATCTGAGTGATGGCAATTTTATTCAATTGGATCAATCGTTCGGATTGGGGTAATCCCTGATGAATGAGCACGGCGTTGATGCTTTCCAGGTTGGATAACACGACCAATTGTTCGAGGGTGGCGGCATCTCTGATGTTTCCTGTTGCTTTAGGGTTGGCATCTCGCCATTGCTTTGCG
The genomic region above belongs to Haliscomenobacter hydrossis DSM 1100 and contains:
- a CDS encoding COR domain-containing protein; this translates as MAGNTAEALRRIHENKLTQSKILDLSGLGLTELPDELWDCVWVQELSLGHAYYWNDEEQVWKWVYGRTGIIANDLSSFPPAVSNLRHLTHLFLDGTRLGDLYPLSNLIYLKHINLSRTRLPNLVTLGHLSNLSFLDLSYTQVTDLSDLSTLSNLNSLNLSDTQVSDLDALSALSNLSFLDLSFTQVSDLSGLSTLSNLSSLNLRDTYSSDLRSLRPLINLSDLKLSSTEVSDLSVLAHLHNLSSLHLSYTQVSDLSALSALSNLSFLDLSDTQVSDLSALSALYNLSFLNLSNTQISDLSALRHLLNLSIIDLSSTELTDLTTLRHLQNLNSINLNKTHASDLSALSNLSNLSELYLSDTQASDLSALSALFNLNSLNLSYTQVSGLSALANLQNLSSLDLGDTEVFDLSPLANLQNLSSLDLSDTEVVDLSPMINLSKLKYLNLSSTPILHLPFELLFLPKLTKLDLRDTHCLNIPPELTHERNALPALRNYHTELQKDSYTSYDAKQILIGNGRVGKTSLLKTLYNLGDFDQNEDSTHGIQLFDSTLPLPEKQATAHLSLWDFGGQELYHATHRIFMKTRALYLVVWDPETEAKPGEETIQLHGQDYTFRNYPLSYWLGNVRALSKDAKIILICNKCDDGKERFLPNLQELQAEYNIDSFISISAKTGYGISTLRQRIQYLLNQMPEMGLQMPVSWRSVKEKLTTIRTQKPYIHIDEYHTVAATEDLSPGSMDTLLNFLHHSGFLFWNVHHIKDHPILDQKWALEAIYQLLDRNGWYPLLKGNALRRREELAKCWKAYSKEQIDLFLHMMSSCEIALELEDQEEENLTYLIPELLPDTPAPAVKDIWEAATGPTYHLRFQHPFFHAALIQRFIVRTAKLAERYDLLWRTGLLFKVDATMALVQVFPAQSRIEIQIRGKNPSDLVQRIKKEITSIQNVQSEALFHVSLSGLDNEWVSLDQLALQTEKGKHHIASTTGEILELAPFHPLLSSKHPDQDEGQEAPGLKELSDRESGLQLLIPTAPPNPLEGLKLLVKKELINEGIGAAITCLETHLHTNSTPATDLIVISSQFQAFNRNVAKGLHSVDEQYLLSNRISNQVVALLATIQERDLK